DNA sequence from the Deinococcus humi genome:
AGGTGTGCCGATGCCGACGCGTAGGCAGCCCTCAAGACTGGTCAGGCGGTCCTGACGGCGGGTGACGATGCCCCAGTCGATCAGGTGGCGATAGGCGACTTCGGCGTCCGGGGTCCGCAGCAGGAAGAAGTTAGCGCGGCTGGGAATGGCCTGGCAGGTGGGATGGTCAGCCAGGGCTGCGAGCACCCGCTCCCGCTCGGCGACACCTTCCGCAACGCGCTCTTGCACGTAACCGGGGTTTTCCAGGGCCACTTCCAGCGCGGCCTGGGTCAGCAGGTTGATGTTGAAGGCCGGAACCAGCTTCTGGAGTTGCGTGGCCAGATCGGCCCCCGCCAGCGCGTACCCGGCACGCAGTCCGGCCAGCCCCCACGCCTTGGAGAAGGTCCGCAGGCTCAGCGCGTTGGGGTGCTGGCGCACCAGATCGCGGCAGTCGGTTCCGCTGTACTGGTAGTACGCCTCGTCCAGCACCACCACCCACTCACCGGCAGCCTCCAGCAGCTCGCGCACGACGGCCACGTCATCCACGTGTCCCGTGGGAGCGTGTGGCTGGGTGATGTACAGCACGCCAGGGCGCTGGCGCTGCAGCTCGACTTTCAGGCGGTCCACCGGCATCGAGAAGTCCTCGTTCAGCGGTACCTGCACCAGCCGCGCGCCCAGCATCTTGGCCTCCAGGGTGTACACACTGAAGGTGGGATCGACGGTCAGCACGGTCTGCTCGATGCCTGCCAGCTCGGTCAGGAGCTTGATCAGCACGTTGCTGCCAGGGGTAACCACCACACTGCCCGTGTCCCAGTCCTCGTAGCGGGCAATTTTCGCGGCCAGGGTATCGGCGTGCAGGTCCGGGTACCGGTTCCAGGGCTGCGCCAGCATACGCTCGGCGGTCCTGGCCTTCAGCTCTGCCGGAAAATCATAGGGATTCTCGTTCTGGTCGAGCTTGATCGGCACCTGAATGGGACTGAAAGGGTATGCCGGAACAGCCCGCACGGCAGGCCGCACGCCCACAGGCGCCCCCGCGACAGAAGGATTGGAAGTCATGTTCCGTGTTCTACCATCCGCTTCACCACCTTGCAGTGGGACTGTCCACAAGAACCAAACGGTCGTTAGGGACCGTGCTAGGCTTCGGGCCAGCAGGCGTGACCTCGCGCCCCCCTTTTCGATCATGACTGAAACTGCCAAACCCCGCCGCGCCCAGATTCTCGATTCGGCCAGCCGCCTGTTCTCCGAACGCGGCTACCACGCCACCAGCATGCGCGATCTGGCAGGGGATCTGGGCATGCAGGGCGGCAGCCTGTACGCCCACATCAGCGGCAAGGAAGAGCTGCTGATCGAGATCGTGAACGTGGCCTCACGGCAGTTCGACGAGGCGCTGTTCACCCTGCGCGGCCTGGAACTGCCCGCCGACGAGAAGTTGCGCGAGGCGATGCACCGCCACATCCGGGTGGTGGCCGACAACATGGACAGCGCCACCGTGTTCTTTCACGAGTGGAAGCACCTGTCCCCCGAGGCCTACGCCCGAGTGACGGGGTGGCGCGACAGCATCGACGCCTTCTACCGCGAGCTGATCACGCGCGGCATCGAGGAGGGCACCTTCCGCGCCGATCTGGATCCGCGCATGACCGCGTATCTGGTGCTGTCCGCCGTGAACTGGGCCTACACCTGGTACCGCCCCGGCGGCCCGCTGACCCCCAGAGATGTGGCCGACTCCTTCGCCGATATGCTGCTGAGCGGGCTAAGGTCTGAAGCATGAGCCACCCCACCGTCACCGTTCCCATCCGGCAGGCCCTGAAGTACGCCCAGGAGCGGGCCGAGAGGTTTGGGCGCACGCAGCAGCTCGAAATCGGCGTGGACCTGTTCATCCGCATCGCTCCCGGCGGGCGCAAGTTCCTGCTGTTCTGCCTGGACGACGAGCCACAGCGCAGCGTGGCCGAGGCCATTGCCGCCACCCTGGCGCTTAAGAACCCCCAATACGGCTGGCACCAGGGGCAGACCCTGCGCTCGCTGACCGTGATCGAGGAAGGTGCGGAGGATGTCCCCGAAAGCGGGCCGGGCGAGGCAGAGGACGGCGTCCAGCAATAGAAATCAGATTGGGAGTGACAGACCGCGAAGAGCTTTGCTTCTTCGCGGTCTGTCGTTTTGACCTTCCGGCAACCTGTCCTACGCCAGACTGCCGTTGCTCATCACGCCCGTGCCGATCAGCACCAGGATCAGGATACCGATCACCACGCGGTAGACGGCGAAGCCCTTGAAATCGTGGTTGGAAATGAAGCGCAGCAGCCAGCCGATCGAGATGTATGCCACCACAAAGCTCACGCCGATGCCCAGCACCATGTTCAGCGCGCCGATCTGGCCCAGCACGGCGCGGCTCTTGATCAGGTCCAGCAGGGACGCGCCGCCCAGGGTAATGAAGCCCAGGTAGAAACTGAACTGCGTGGCGGTGGG
Encoded proteins:
- a CDS encoding pyridoxal phosphate-dependent aminotransferase, with product MTSNPSVAGAPVGVRPAVRAVPAYPFSPIQVPIKLDQNENPYDFPAELKARTAERMLAQPWNRYPDLHADTLAAKIARYEDWDTGSVVVTPGSNVLIKLLTELAGIEQTVLTVDPTFSVYTLEAKMLGARLVQVPLNEDFSMPVDRLKVELQRQRPGVLYITQPHAPTGHVDDVAVVRELLEAAGEWVVVLDEAYYQYSGTDCRDLVRQHPNALSLRTFSKAWGLAGLRAGYALAGADLATQLQKLVPAFNINLLTQAALEVALENPGYVQERVAEGVAERERVLAALADHPTCQAIPSRANFFLLRTPDAEVAYRHLIDWGIVTRRQDRLTSLEGCLRVGIGTPAENDTLIEAVRALK
- a CDS encoding TetR/AcrR family transcriptional regulator; this encodes MTETAKPRRAQILDSASRLFSERGYHATSMRDLAGDLGMQGGSLYAHISGKEELLIEIVNVASRQFDEALFTLRGLELPADEKLREAMHRHIRVVADNMDSATVFFHEWKHLSPEAYARVTGWRDSIDAFYRELITRGIEEGTFRADLDPRMTAYLVLSAVNWAYTWYRPGGPLTPRDVADSFADMLLSGLRSEA